Part of the Pedobacter roseus genome is shown below.
TCTACCGATACAAGAAACATTAGCCCTGGTTGTATCTTTTTTGCACTAAAAGGAGATCTTTTCAATGCCAATGAATTTGCGGCCCAGGCTATTGAGAAAGGTGCAGCTTATGCCGTAATCGATGAAGAAAAATATGCTCAACACGATAAATGTTTATTGGTAAAAGATGTATTAAGTACTTTACAGGATCTGGCGCGCCATCACCGCAAACAGCTAAACATCCCTGTGATTGGTTTAACCGGTAGCAACGGAAAAACCACCAGCAAAGAGCTGGTAAACGCTGTATTAACCGAACGTTATAAAACCTTTGCCACTTTTGGCAACTTAAATAACCACATTGGTGTTCCTTTATCCATATTATCCATCACGAATGATGTGCAGATTGCGGTAATTGAAATGGGCGCCAACCACCAAAAAGAGATAGAACTGCTCTGTACCATTGCACAGCCTACCCACGGCATCATCACAAATGTAGGCATGGCGCACTTAGATGGATTTGGCGGATTTGAAGGTGTAAAAAAAGGCAAGGCAGAACTTTATGCTTACCTCAAACAAACCAATGGTTATACCTTTATTAATACGGATAATCCCAATTTACTCGAAATGAGCACTGTAGCCGGATTAAATAAACTGATTTATTATGGAACGGAAAACGGCAACACCATTAAAGGGGAACTAAAAAGCAGCGATCCTTTTATCGAAGTAAACTGGACCAATCACGAGGTTTCATCGTCTGTAAAAACCAATTTAACAGGCAGTTATAATTTCGAAAATATACTTGCGGCAATTTGTATTGGTGATTTTTTTGATATGAGTCCTGAAGAAATAAACACTGGTTTGTCAAACTATCAACCGAAAAACAACCGTTCGCAACTCACCAAAACTGAAAAAAATACGGTGATCTGCGATTTCTATAATGCCAACCCCAGCAGCATGACCGCAGCACTGAAAAATATTGCTGCATTATCTGCCGGTAAAAAGACTGCGATTTTAGGCGATATGTTCGAATTGGGACCCGAGTCTCCTGGCCAGCACGAATTAATTGCGAAACAGGCCAATGAAAGCGGTTTGGATCAGCTAATTTTTATCGGGAAAGACTTTTTTCACTATAGAAATGATGTAAAAGGCATTTTCTTTGAAACACCTGCCGAAGCAGCTACTTTTTTACAAGAAAACCCGGTTCAAGATCATTTGGTGCTTCTAAAAGGATCAAGAGGAATGAAACTGGAAAGTTTGTTGCAGTATTTGTAGTTTCAATCTTTAAAAAAGCTGTCTCAAATTGAATATTGTTTTAACGTTACGTCATTCCCGCGCAGGCGGGAACCTTAATGAATATTGCATTAGCATTAAGATTCCCAATCAACCCGATAGCTATCGGGTTGGGAATGACGATAAATCGATATTAAAATTCTTTGAGACAGCTGCTCAACTCAATATCCTTAAAATGTACAGGCAATTTTGCCATATACATACCTGCCACTAAAACCAAATTGGCTAACAGCCCTTGGGTACAAGAACCTCCCATTAGAAGTATTGTCTAACCCACCTGAATAATTACTGGTAGCGATACCGCTGAGGTTGTTTTCATTGTTCCTTGGATCGATGTATAATTTATCAGGATAAACATCAAAGATATTATTCGCTCCCACAGTTACCGACCAGGTTTTGCTTGCAGCGTAACTTACAGAGAAATCAGTTACCCATTTCGGAGCGAAAGTTTGATCCAGCTGGGTTGGTAAACCATTGGCAGGAATATTTGGGTCGATGGCATTTAAATAGGTGACTTCACCAAAACGAACCGTTCTGGCAACAAGTGAAAGTTTATTCACATTATAGGTTGCGGTAATATTTACTTTATTTTTAGGCACAGAGCTTTCGAAACGTGAACGTTCCAAACGATCGAATAATTTAGCTTTTAACGATGCGTCGCTTTCAATTTTATCAGATCCCTGGATACTTCTCACCACAGTTTTGTTCACATTTCCGGCAACACTTAAAATCAAACTACTTTTTGCGCCCAGGTTAAATCTATTGGTTAAAACCACATCGATTCCTGCAGTGTTCGTAGTAATGGCATTAGTGAAAAACTGCACACTGTTAATCTGTGCCAATGGATCTACCGTATTTAAAATCTGGTTCACCACTCCGGTTGGCACTAAAACACCGCCAGAGCGTTCGCGGGCATATTGACTGGAGAAAACAATCCGGTCGCTGATATCAATGTTATAAGCATCAATGGTAAAAGTAAAGGTTTTGGCGATTTTGCCCGCTAAACCTAAACTTCCCGATTTAGAAATTTCTGGTTTTAATGCCCCAACACCAAACTGGGCAACAATAGGGTTTGCATTATTTACCGTTAACACCTGTGTGGCATTGGTGCCTACAAATTGCGTGCTTTCATTATTAAAATATTGCTGGTGTAAAGATGGTGCTCTAAATCCGGTTGAATAAGCCCCACGCAGCGAAATATCACCAAAAAGCTTAGCCTTACCTGTAAATTTATAAGAAAAATTCGAACCAAAATCACTGTAGTTTTCATATCTGCCAGCAGCCCCTAAAGTTACCCGCGGCCCAAATTCAGCTTCAAGATCTGCATAAGCACCAACGTTGTGCCTCGATTTGTCTAATGCGTTGCTCGGCTTAAATCCAGGAAATACCTGCGCACCCGATGCAGTAGGGGATGTTCCGATTAATCTTCCGCCATTTGAATAAGATAAAAGTTCGCCTTCTTTGATCTGATAATTATCTATCCTAAATTCTCCGCCAAAGGCTGTATTCAATGAAGTTAAAAATCCACCGTCAAAGGTGTGTTTTTTGTTTATATCGAGGTTACTGGTATTTTGTCTGAATAACAATTCTCCTGCGTAAAACGAAGTAGGACTTGTTCCGGTAGGCAGAGAGGCATTTACCGTATTATTGATATTAAACGCTATGGTGTTCTCTCCGCTTGTATTACTAATGTCCAAATCCCAATCATGCAAAAGTTTCGCCCTCATACCAACGGAGACTGAATAATCGTTAATTTTAGTATCGATAAATGGTAAAAATCCGTTAGGGTAGATGGATAAATCTATCTGTGTAGTCTGCGTTGGCAAGCGGTAAAAACCCGCTGCACTTCCTGTTTTATGGGTAAAACCTGCTGCATAATATAACTGAGTCGTTTTACCAAAATTGAACTGACCATTTAAAAATCCACCTCCATTTTTTGAGTCGGAATTACCAACGCGCATGTTATTTCTATCCAAACCATTTGCTGCAGCCCTTGCATCATCGGCAGCTTTTAAACTGGCAAAACGAGCCTGAAAAGCGGCTTCTGTTTCTGTTGCCCCTTTGGTTGGACTTGCAGAATACAATAAAGGACGGGTATCTAAACCACCACGGTTGGTAAATCCGCGTTGAAGATACTGGGCTGCAAAATTGATAAAACCTTTATCATTTTTAAATGCCCAGCCTTTGCTAAAATCAACCTGAAAAGTTCTGCCATCGCTAAAATCCCGACCGAGGGCATTCGAAGAAGATTGACCAAAAGAAGTTGAAAAACTATACGGTGTAACCTTTTTTAACACAATGTTGATTACCCCGGCAATGGCATCCGAGCCATATTGTGCTGCAGCACCGTCACGTAAAACCTCGATGCGTTCAATTGCCGAAACCGGAATGGAGTTTAAATCTGTACCAACAGAACCACGGCCAAAAGTACCGTTAATGTTTACCAATGCGGTTGTATGCCTGCGTTTGCCGTTTACCAGCACCAAAACCTGATCGGGACCTAAACCGCGTAATGATGCCGGATCGATGTGATCGGTACCGTCAGAAACCGTTTGCCGGTTAGAGCTAAAAGATGGCGCCACAAAATTTAAAATCTGCGTTAAATCGGTCTGTGCAAATACTTTAACATCTTTTGTGGAAATCAGATCGACGGGAACTACGCTTTCAATGTTCGTTCTCGGTGTTGATCTCGATCCCACCACAACTACATCACTTAATAATTCTTTTGTATC
Proteins encoded:
- a CDS encoding UDP-N-acetylmuramoyl-tripeptide--D-alanyl-D-alanine ligase, with the protein product MITTQKLYDYYLENPVISTDTRNISPGCIFFALKGDLFNANEFAAQAIEKGAAYAVIDEEKYAQHDKCLLVKDVLSTLQDLARHHRKQLNIPVIGLTGSNGKTTSKELVNAVLTERYKTFATFGNLNNHIGVPLSILSITNDVQIAVIEMGANHQKEIELLCTIAQPTHGIITNVGMAHLDGFGGFEGVKKGKAELYAYLKQTNGYTFINTDNPNLLEMSTVAGLNKLIYYGTENGNTIKGELKSSDPFIEVNWTNHEVSSSVKTNLTGSYNFENILAAICIGDFFDMSPEEINTGLSNYQPKNNRSQLTKTEKNTVICDFYNANPSSMTAALKNIAALSAGKKTAILGDMFELGPESPGQHELIAKQANESGLDQLIFIGKDFFHYRNDVKGIFFETPAEAATFLQENPVQDHLVLLKGSRGMKLESLLQYL
- a CDS encoding TonB-dependent receptor is translated as MIKILFKNSLILLLLFVSNHLLAQGLKGKVTDSAGLAIPGATVQVVGSKTGTSSDGNGLYALKFPSAGAYKVRISFTGYQTSEVAVQIDNTVKTMDFALQDTKELLSDVVVVGSRSTPRTNIESVVPVDLISTKDVKVFAQTDLTQILNFVAPSFSSNRQTVSDGTDHIDPASLRGLGPDQVLVLVNGKRRHTTALVNINGTFGRGSVGTDLNSIPVSAIERIEVLRDGAAAQYGSDAIAGVINIVLKKVTPYSFSTSFGQSSSNALGRDFSDGRTFQVDFSKGWAFKNDKGFINFAAQYLQRGFTNRGGLDTRPLLYSASPTKGATETEAAFQARFASLKAADDARAAANGLDRNNMRVGNSDSKNGGGFLNGQFNFGKTTQLYYAAGFTHKTGSAAGFYRLPTQTTQIDLSIYPNGFLPFIDTKINDYSVSVGMRAKLLHDWDLDISNTSGENTIAFNINNTVNASLPTGTSPTSFYAGELLFRQNTSNLDINKKHTFDGGFLTSLNTAFGGEFRIDNYQIKEGELLSYSNGGRLIGTSPTASGAQVFPGFKPSNALDKSRHNVGAYADLEAEFGPRVTLGAAGRYENYSDFGSNFSYKFTGKAKLFGDISLRGAYSTGFRAPSLHQQYFNNESTQFVGTNATQVLTVNNANPIVAQFGVGALKPEISKSGSLGLAGKIAKTFTFTIDAYNIDISDRIVFSSQYARERSGGVLVPTGVVNQILNTVDPLAQINSVQFFTNAITTNTAGIDVVLTNRFNLGAKSSLILSVAGNVNKTVVRSIQGSDKIESDASLKAKLFDRLERSRFESSVPKNKVNITATYNVNKLSLVARTVRFGEVTYLNAIDPNIPANGLPTQLDQTFAPKWVTDFSVSYAASKTWSVTVGANNIFDVYPDKLYIDPRNNENNLSGIATSNYSGGLDNTSNGRFLYPRAVSQFGFSGRYVYGKIACTF